The Streptomyces phaeolivaceus genome has a window encoding:
- a CDS encoding sterol desaturase family protein has product MPNLPDVVLWSIPAFVLLTVIEVISVRIHPDDDAAGYETKDAATSVGMGLGSLAFDFLWKIPIVAIYTAIHELTPLRVPVLWWTIPLMLLAQDFFYYWSHRGHHVIRILWACHVVHHSSRKFNLTTALRQPWTTWTVWPFYVPLIALGVHPAALAFCSSANLVYQFWIHTERIGKLPRAFEFVFNTPSHHRVHHASQGGYLDRNFGGILIVWDRLFGSFVEETERPVYGLTKNIDTYNPLRVATHEYAAIAKDLRRANGWGERAGRVFGGPGWQPTRPAETAEHDTTAPITAEHDTTAPTTETAA; this is encoded by the coding sequence ATGCCGAACCTGCCCGATGTCGTGCTGTGGTCGATACCCGCCTTCGTGCTGCTCACCGTGATCGAGGTGATCAGTGTCCGGATCCATCCGGACGACGATGCCGCGGGGTACGAGACGAAGGACGCCGCGACGAGCGTCGGCATGGGGCTCGGGAGTCTCGCCTTCGACTTCCTCTGGAAGATCCCGATCGTCGCGATCTACACGGCGATCCACGAGCTGACCCCGCTGCGCGTCCCCGTCCTGTGGTGGACGATCCCGCTGATGCTGCTCGCGCAGGACTTCTTCTACTACTGGTCGCACCGCGGCCACCACGTGATCCGGATCCTCTGGGCCTGCCATGTCGTCCACCACTCCAGCCGCAAGTTCAACCTGACCACCGCCCTGCGCCAGCCCTGGACCACCTGGACCGTATGGCCGTTCTACGTCCCGCTCATCGCCCTCGGCGTGCACCCGGCCGCGCTCGCCTTCTGCTCCTCCGCCAACCTCGTCTACCAGTTCTGGATCCACACCGAGCGGATCGGCAAGCTGCCGCGCGCGTTCGAGTTCGTGTTCAACACGCCCTCGCACCACCGTGTCCACCACGCTTCCCAAGGGGGCTATCTGGACCGCAACTTCGGCGGCATCCTCATCGTCTGGGACCGGCTCTTCGGCTCGTTCGTCGAGGAGACCGAACGGCCGGTGTACGGGCTGACGAAGAACATCGACACCTACAACCCGCTGCGGGTCGCCACCCACGAGTACGCCGCCATCGCCAAGGACTTGAGGAGGGCGAACGGATGGGGCGAGCGGGCGGGCCGGGTCTTCGGCGGCCCCGGCTGGCAGCCCACCCGGCCGGCGGAAACCGCCGAGCACGACACCACCGCCCCGATCACCGCCGAGCACGACACCACCGCCCCGACCACGGAGACCGCCGCGTGA
- a CDS encoding HD domain-containing protein, protein MGENRRALIVAVPQYELSDRFADLTDTIGRDVELMSTALRSSGYSVEVIGATASESAGRSRILSAVSRVCATAPEDATVLVHFTGHGLSVAGADHLVPTDAQLTWGTTPPEVDVDSLIPLDLVKLLKGCRADAVLLTVDACRDGAGGPSSGGRGTTFPAGLERVAVLFGCDSGQTCGTDEELGSHFSRALADALHVDTSPRTFAEVVAHTTRRTAEFARAARQKQTPRPHYPPTGPVPVHEVELCAGRTLQEEWTVAVRDPELWEAVACDDRRREELQAALVRLTGECAKWRAGALAGVPDPWADDDYPVRVLTRGLRPLLAPSQTRGGPLLDGGEFAALAAAPFVREAVYAMGIKDMAAVDPFQLDPATGDAGREPERVDLEHTFAAHSLLRRKGRELAGREREEDAEAVAAWLLHRHVGAKEELLDAYAPQLLAPLAKVIIGASATPARIGELTDELVRVCRQTAVVPSQPFQGERIPVDSRWRLDEVVRPDGTSERWRPRELSWLIGVAGLLGVDLRQLPGVLVDNVGITDGLHPSQAVEAVRQSHWVRGLRGEELDLDLACPHPAVHAGLETLTKWADDAVQNIRQHIVPSGPTDLLAHLPDRVTCRRLRPQYDVLTKGDAYGVPLMRFGLAEDEMRELLMGTRLYGDRALALRELYQNALDACRYRQARLSYGEAARTIPHTWSGEIVFRQGTDEQGRPYVECEDNGVGMGHETLHGTFSRAGRRFEQSREYRREQAAWRRADPNLRIYPNSRFGIGVFSYFMLADEISIWTRATDEYGRAETGGGLRVDIASSGSLFRIRRSEDAQPGGGTRVRLYLQADDVDVAEQLGTHIWRSGFTMRVERNGETTRTWEEKALYYFGDHTRPLPAGPDAWFVEGLGCLLADGVRVNPEGMLHPGVGSARAWLEAEGHRGRPYGRDEAPLDWHGLGGHPFGLVLDLRETHSPDISTNRNDLLAYDRTWVDDRIYEAGEEFRPPEWLTLEWLWAFARHHPIAAARLTERLLAADAHVTSQLGWNRTTVVRLRAVGCLPLDALLVTLTHDQVNSTLAGFYSIDSIVAWRVAVLRSGRIPLRRAGPSLPEPDAVEGYPEPQPWQTQISGRGPNDSIAQVREAALAALPGETLTLGTVLRRLRRYAITGLTLPALSDLDSTHRMALDALDRRLLLGTGYADGLLSPVVFAREETATDTLRRFSAELKLPVGEAMGRARRYAAAGFALHVPEAAAEPPADLIATSRETFVLSWHPDLAPAQERSPTARPSRREYEEVLQRYQWLGLPPDDSSATDEPAFSKEHPDFVVTSEERIEFQRVFGLSWLKNDVDLTLCHLAQASGVLSLPVAAVVERYTELFARRNLRVPDIGDLADRTFTRLESDLVGGVLVSWESALETSTVTYPVPLAYTAAAVCRVQEGEAEVNEALEELVVLGLVESESPHLVHRWRCLSDGDWRFLPLTGSRVGVVPYQIGQAISTAVRDGIGHVYLFLIASHAHTSVGEARTRLMSLGPLFGIDTTSLEGELDPAVAAARPTDADINACCELVNPRPDALWLSPTAKRLVTHARASEGTLGESIARLNQYAPLGALWTEPRDSGHGDAWRDHRPTAHDEAFLAQDLLGEAPVGPLEVLRVAARFGWRVDQAWDRIALYRPFGVELVVDRPEFDTVPTWRDLILLTEYCTGSAPALTGLVTPDRIALLARELERPTRWVHERLGLYAAFFGLELPQEYPAEPAPTPEPEYYRSDAEQAE, encoded by the coding sequence ATGGGGGAGAACAGGCGTGCGCTGATCGTGGCGGTCCCGCAGTACGAACTCTCCGACCGTTTCGCGGATCTGACGGACACCATCGGTCGCGACGTCGAGTTGATGAGCACGGCACTGCGCTCCTCCGGCTACAGCGTCGAAGTCATAGGAGCGACCGCGAGCGAATCCGCCGGGCGCTCACGGATCCTCAGCGCCGTCAGCCGGGTCTGCGCCACGGCACCGGAGGACGCCACCGTACTCGTCCACTTCACCGGGCACGGTCTGTCGGTGGCCGGCGCGGATCATCTCGTGCCCACGGACGCCCAGTTGACCTGGGGGACCACACCCCCCGAGGTCGACGTCGACAGCCTCATCCCGCTCGACCTGGTCAAGCTGTTGAAGGGCTGCCGTGCCGACGCGGTGCTGCTCACCGTCGACGCCTGCCGCGACGGCGCCGGCGGCCCGTCCTCCGGCGGCCGGGGGACGACGTTCCCGGCCGGGCTGGAGCGGGTCGCCGTCCTGTTCGGCTGCGACTCCGGGCAGACCTGTGGAACCGACGAGGAACTCGGCAGCCATTTCTCCCGCGCGCTCGCGGACGCGCTGCACGTCGACACCTCGCCGCGCACGTTCGCCGAGGTCGTCGCCCACACCACCCGCAGGACGGCGGAGTTCGCCCGTGCGGCCCGGCAGAAGCAGACGCCACGGCCGCACTACCCGCCGACCGGCCCCGTCCCCGTCCACGAGGTGGAGCTCTGCGCCGGACGCACCCTCCAGGAGGAGTGGACGGTCGCGGTCCGTGACCCGGAACTGTGGGAAGCCGTCGCCTGCGACGACCGGCGCCGTGAGGAACTCCAGGCGGCGCTGGTCCGGTTGACCGGAGAGTGCGCGAAGTGGCGCGCGGGCGCCCTGGCCGGGGTGCCCGACCCCTGGGCGGACGACGACTACCCCGTACGGGTGCTGACGCGGGGTCTGCGGCCCCTGCTCGCCCCCTCACAGACCCGGGGCGGGCCTCTCCTCGACGGCGGCGAGTTCGCGGCGCTGGCCGCCGCCCCCTTCGTACGGGAGGCGGTGTACGCCATGGGGATCAAGGACATGGCCGCCGTCGACCCCTTCCAGCTCGATCCGGCCACCGGCGACGCGGGCAGGGAACCGGAACGGGTCGATCTGGAGCACACGTTCGCGGCGCACTCCCTGCTCCGGCGCAAGGGGCGGGAGTTGGCCGGGCGCGAGCGCGAGGAGGACGCCGAGGCCGTCGCGGCCTGGCTCCTGCACCGGCATGTGGGCGCCAAGGAAGAGCTGTTGGACGCCTACGCACCCCAACTCCTCGCCCCTCTCGCGAAGGTGATCATCGGGGCCTCCGCGACACCGGCCCGGATCGGGGAGCTCACCGACGAACTGGTGCGCGTCTGCCGCCAGACCGCCGTGGTGCCCAGCCAGCCCTTCCAGGGGGAGCGGATACCGGTCGACTCCCGCTGGCGCCTGGACGAGGTTGTCCGCCCGGACGGTACGTCGGAGCGCTGGCGCCCCCGCGAGCTGTCCTGGCTGATCGGCGTCGCGGGCCTGCTCGGAGTGGATCTGCGTCAGCTCCCCGGTGTCCTGGTCGACAACGTCGGCATCACGGACGGCCTGCACCCGTCCCAGGCCGTCGAAGCCGTACGGCAGTCGCACTGGGTCCGTGGTCTGCGCGGCGAGGAACTCGACCTGGATCTCGCCTGCCCGCATCCGGCGGTCCACGCGGGTCTGGAGACCTTGACGAAGTGGGCCGACGACGCGGTCCAGAACATCCGGCAGCACATCGTCCCGAGCGGGCCCACCGACCTCCTGGCCCATCTGCCCGACCGGGTCACCTGCCGCAGACTGCGCCCCCAGTACGACGTGCTGACCAAGGGCGACGCCTATGGAGTGCCGCTGATGCGCTTCGGTCTCGCCGAGGACGAGATGCGTGAACTCCTCATGGGCACCCGCCTCTACGGCGACCGCGCGCTCGCCCTGCGCGAGCTCTACCAGAACGCGCTGGACGCCTGCCGCTACCGACAGGCCCGGCTCTCCTACGGTGAGGCCGCCCGGACCATCCCGCACACCTGGTCTGGCGAGATCGTCTTCCGCCAGGGCACCGACGAGCAGGGCCGGCCCTACGTCGAGTGCGAGGACAACGGCGTCGGCATGGGACACGAGACCCTGCACGGCACCTTCTCCCGGGCCGGCCGCCGCTTCGAGCAGTCCCGTGAGTACCGCCGGGAGCAGGCCGCGTGGCGCCGGGCGGACCCGAACCTGAGGATCTACCCCAACAGCCGTTTCGGCATCGGCGTCTTCAGCTATTTCATGCTCGCCGACGAGATCAGCATCTGGACCCGCGCCACCGACGAGTACGGGCGCGCGGAGACCGGCGGCGGACTGCGGGTGGACATCGCGTCCAGCGGCAGCCTCTTCAGGATCCGCAGAAGCGAGGACGCACAGCCCGGAGGCGGCACCAGAGTACGGCTCTACCTCCAGGCCGACGACGTGGACGTGGCCGAGCAACTCGGCACCCACATCTGGCGCTCGGGCTTCACCATGCGAGTGGAGCGGAACGGGGAGACCACCCGTACCTGGGAGGAGAAGGCGCTCTACTACTTCGGCGATCACACCCGACCGCTGCCGGCGGGCCCGGACGCCTGGTTCGTCGAGGGGTTGGGATGTCTGCTGGCAGATGGTGTGCGGGTGAACCCGGAGGGGATGCTTCACCCGGGCGTGGGTAGTGCCCGCGCGTGGCTGGAGGCGGAGGGGCACAGAGGCCGGCCGTACGGGCGTGATGAGGCCCCCCTTGACTGGCACGGACTGGGCGGACATCCCTTCGGCCTGGTGCTGGACCTGCGGGAGACCCACTCACCCGACATCAGCACTAACAGGAACGATCTACTGGCCTATGACCGGACCTGGGTCGACGACCGCATCTACGAGGCCGGTGAGGAATTCCGGCCGCCCGAATGGCTGACCCTGGAGTGGCTCTGGGCCTTCGCCCGGCATCACCCCATTGCCGCCGCGCGTCTGACGGAACGGCTGCTGGCCGCCGACGCTCACGTCACCAGCCAACTCGGCTGGAACAGGACCACCGTCGTCCGACTCCGCGCAGTCGGTTGCCTTCCCCTGGACGCGCTTCTGGTGACACTCACCCACGACCAGGTGAACTCGACTCTCGCAGGGTTCTACTCCATAGACTCCATCGTGGCCTGGCGCGTCGCTGTCCTTCGGTCCGGGCGCATCCCGTTGCGGAGGGCTGGACCCTCGCTGCCGGAACCGGACGCGGTCGAGGGTTATCCGGAGCCGCAGCCCTGGCAGACACAGATCAGCGGACGGGGCCCCAACGACTCCATCGCCCAGGTGAGAGAAGCGGCTCTGGCCGCGTTGCCGGGGGAGACGCTCACTCTCGGCACGGTGTTGCGGCGACTGCGGCGCTATGCCATCACAGGACTGACGCTCCCCGCGCTCTCCGACCTCGACTCCACGCACCGTATGGCCCTTGACGCGCTGGACCGGCGGCTCCTGCTGGGAACGGGCTATGCCGACGGACTTCTCTCCCCTGTCGTCTTCGCACGGGAGGAGACAGCGACGGACACACTCCGCCGGTTCAGCGCGGAGCTGAAGTTGCCCGTGGGCGAGGCCATGGGAAGGGCCCGTCGCTACGCGGCCGCCGGATTCGCCTTGCACGTGCCGGAGGCGGCGGCGGAACCCCCCGCCGATCTGATCGCCACGTCGCGCGAGACCTTCGTACTGTCCTGGCACCCCGACCTCGCTCCTGCTCAAGAACGTTCCCCGACGGCCCGCCCGAGTCGGCGCGAATACGAGGAAGTGCTCCAGCGGTACCAGTGGCTCGGCCTGCCCCCGGACGATTCGTCCGCAACCGACGAGCCCGCGTTCTCCAAGGAGCACCCTGACTTTGTCGTGACAAGTGAGGAGAGAATCGAGTTCCAGCGGGTCTTCGGGCTGTCCTGGCTCAAAAATGATGTGGATCTGACTCTCTGTCATCTCGCGCAGGCCTCAGGTGTGTTGTCCTTGCCCGTCGCCGCGGTGGTCGAGCGCTACACCGAGTTGTTCGCCAGACGGAACCTGCGTGTTCCGGACATCGGTGACCTGGCTGATCGGACCTTCACCCGACTCGAAAGTGATCTGGTGGGCGGAGTGTTGGTCAGCTGGGAATCCGCCCTTGAAACATCCACAGTGACCTATCCCGTGCCCCTGGCCTACACGGCAGCGGCGGTGTGCAGGGTTCAGGAGGGCGAGGCGGAGGTGAACGAGGCCCTTGAGGAACTCGTGGTCCTTGGCCTGGTGGAGAGTGAGTCGCCACACCTCGTGCATCGCTGGCGCTGTCTGTCCGACGGCGATTGGCGCTTCCTTCCGCTCACGGGCTCCCGGGTCGGCGTGGTCCCCTACCAGATCGGGCAAGCGATCAGCACCGCCGTCCGGGACGGAATCGGACACGTCTACCTCTTCTTGATCGCGTCGCACGCCCACACGTCCGTCGGTGAGGCCCGCACTCGCCTCATGTCCCTCGGGCCCCTTTTCGGTATCGACACCACATCCCTGGAGGGGGAGCTCGACCCGGCCGTGGCCGCGGCCCGTCCTACCGATGCGGACATCAACGCCTGTTGCGAACTCGTGAATCCGCGACCGGACGCCCTCTGGCTGTCGCCGACCGCGAAACGCCTCGTGACCCATGCCCGTGCCTCCGAGGGAACCCTCGGCGAGAGCATCGCCCGGCTGAACCAGTACGCCCCACTGGGCGCGTTGTGGACCGAGCCGCGCGACTCGGGCCATGGTGACGCATGGCGTGATCACCGTCCCACCGCGCACGACGAGGCGTTCCTGGCGCAGGATCTCCTGGGGGAGGCCCCCGTCGGCCCCCTCGAAGTACTACGCGTCGCCGCGCGCTTCGGCTGGCGCGTCGACCAGGCCTGGGACCGCATCGCGCTGTACCGGCCGTTCGGCGTGGAACTGGTCGTGGACCGCCCGGAGTTCGACACCGTCCCGACCTGGCGGGACCTGATCCTGCTCACCGAGTACTGCACGGGAAGCGCGCCGGCGCTGACCGGACTGGTCACTCCGGACCGTATCGCCCTGCTCGCCAGGGAGTTGGAACGGCCCACCCGCTGGGTGCACGAAAGACTCGGCCTGTACGCCGCGTTCTTCGGCCTCGAACTGCCGCAGGAATACCCGGCGGAACCGGCCCCGACGCCGGAACCCGAGTACTACCGGTCCGACGCCGAGCAAGCCGAGTAA
- a CDS encoding DEDDh family exonuclease — protein MLEDHTTAASQAPWPAGYPQGYAVVDVETTGLARDDRIISAAVYRLDARGEVEDHWYTLVNPERDPGPVWIHGLTSEVLEGAPLFKEIAEEFASRLADRVLVAHNAVFDWSMIAREYARAETEAPVRQRLCTIALSKELALPLPNHKLESLAAHFGVVQQRAHHALDDARVLAEAFRPSLRVAAASGVRLPLHECRPLTEWRDGPAAPRIGQQAGHGGGYGGGYGSYRPTSWRPSRKRPACPYPNPGRYEDGKPLKQGMRVAFSGDTSIERDLLEDRAIEAGLHVATSLSRVTSLLVTNDPDSNTSKVVKARQYGTPVVDEAGFGQLLRDVEPADE, from the coding sequence ATGCTCGAAGACCACACGACCGCAGCGTCGCAAGCGCCTTGGCCGGCCGGGTATCCGCAGGGGTACGCGGTCGTGGACGTGGAGACGACCGGGCTGGCCCGGGACGACCGGATAATCTCGGCGGCCGTGTACAGACTGGACGCGCGGGGCGAGGTCGAGGACCACTGGTACACGTTGGTCAATCCTGAGCGCGATCCGGGACCGGTGTGGATCCACGGGCTGACGAGTGAGGTGCTCGAAGGGGCGCCCCTCTTCAAGGAGATCGCGGAGGAGTTCGCGTCCCGGCTCGCGGACCGCGTCCTCGTCGCGCACAACGCGGTGTTCGACTGGTCGATGATCGCCCGGGAGTACGCGCGCGCGGAGACCGAGGCGCCGGTGCGGCAGCGGCTGTGCACGATCGCGCTGTCGAAGGAACTGGCGTTGCCGCTGCCCAACCACAAGCTGGAGTCGCTGGCGGCGCACTTCGGGGTCGTGCAGCAGCGTGCGCACCACGCGTTGGACGACGCGCGGGTGCTGGCGGAGGCGTTCCGGCCGAGTCTGCGGGTCGCCGCGGCGAGCGGTGTACGGCTGCCGCTGCACGAGTGCCGGCCGCTGACCGAGTGGCGGGACGGCCCCGCCGCGCCCCGGATCGGGCAGCAGGCGGGGCACGGCGGTGGCTATGGGGGCGGCTACGGCTCGTATCGGCCCACCAGTTGGCGGCCCTCGCGGAAGCGGCCCGCGTGCCCGTATCCCAACCCGGGGCGGTACGAGGACGGCAAGCCGCTCAAGCAGGGGATGCGGGTCGCCTTCTCCGGGGACACGTCGATCGAACGGGATCTGCTGGAGGACCGCGCGATCGAGGCCGGGCTGCATGTCGCGACGAGTCTGTCCCGGGTGACGAGTCTGCTGGTGACCAACGACCCGGACTCGAACACGTCGAAGGTGGTCAAGGCCCGGCAGTACGGAACACCGGTAGTGGACGAGGCGGGGTTCGGGCAGTTGCTCCGCGATGTGGAGCCCGCGGACGAGTGA
- a CDS encoding SURF1 family cytochrome oxidase biogenesis protein, translated as MYRFLLSRQWVILTLLALVLVPTMVRLGVWQMHRYEERSARNQLVADAMAAKPVPVEGLTSPGHTVTSAERYRTVTAKGHFDTDDEVVVRRRVNADDEVGFHVLTPFVLDDGKVLLVNRGWIPADGPSQTAFPEVPAPPGGEVTVTGRLMPDETTEASGIKDLQGLPDRQIMLIDSEREADRLGVQVLGGYLAQTAPEPKGDTPEQLDSPGNENAALNYAYALQWWLFALGVPVGYVILVRRERRDRAEAEATAQAEEEDEKETAASPA; from the coding sequence GTGTACCGCTTCCTGTTGTCCCGGCAGTGGGTGATCCTCACTCTGCTCGCGCTCGTCCTGGTCCCGACCATGGTCAGGCTGGGTGTTTGGCAGATGCATCGGTATGAGGAGCGCAGCGCGCGGAATCAGCTCGTCGCCGACGCGATGGCCGCGAAGCCGGTGCCCGTGGAGGGGCTGACGTCCCCCGGGCACACCGTCACCAGCGCCGAGCGCTACCGCACGGTGACCGCGAAGGGGCACTTCGACACCGATGACGAGGTCGTCGTACGCCGTCGGGTCAACGCCGACGACGAGGTCGGCTTCCACGTCCTGACCCCGTTCGTGCTCGACGACGGCAAGGTGCTGCTCGTCAACCGGGGCTGGATCCCCGCGGACGGCCCGAGTCAGACCGCGTTCCCCGAGGTCCCCGCGCCGCCCGGCGGCGAGGTCACCGTCACCGGGCGGCTGATGCCCGACGAGACGACCGAGGCCAGCGGTATCAAGGATCTCCAGGGCCTGCCGGACCGGCAGATCATGCTGATCGACAGCGAGCGGGAGGCGGACCGCCTCGGCGTCCAGGTGCTCGGCGGCTATCTCGCGCAGACGGCGCCCGAGCCCAAGGGCGACACCCCGGAACAGCTCGACAGCCCCGGCAACGAGAACGCCGCGCTGAACTACGCCTACGCCCTTCAGTGGTGGCTCTTCGCCCTCGGAGTCCCCGTCGGTTACGTCATCCTCGTCCGCCGTGAGCGCCGCGACCGCGCGGAGGCGGAGGCCACCGCGCAGGCGGAGGAAGAAGACGAGAAGGAGACGGCGGCCTCTCCGGCCTAG
- a CDS encoding YbdD/YjiX family protein translates to MTARNWVRGVRWYLRELTGEAEYDRYCDRHRRHHPSAPVPTRREYDILRTLHREEHPEGRCC, encoded by the coding sequence GTGACCGCCCGGAACTGGGTGCGCGGGGTCCGCTGGTACCTCCGGGAACTCACCGGCGAAGCCGAGTACGACCGCTATTGCGACCGCCACCGCCGACACCATCCGTCGGCACCGGTCCCGACGAGACGGGAGTACGACATCCTCCGCACCCTGCACCGAGAGGAACACCCGGAGGGCCGCTGCTGCTGA
- a CDS encoding carbon starvation CstA family protein — MSSSAMPESGRETPEKSPMSQKMSPKSLALWIAVALVGAIGWAVLALSRGEEISAVWLLMAALGSYAIGYRFYSRFIARRVLQVDDTRATPAERLEDGVDYHPTDKRVLFGHHFAAIAGAGPLVGPVLAAQMGYLPGTIWIIAGVIFAGAVQDMIVLFLSMRRDGKSLGQMARDEIGKVGGAAALIGVFAIMIILLAVLAMVVVNALAESAWGTFSVTMTIPIALFMGFYLRYLRPGRVVETSFIGVALLLLAIVGGGWIQDSSLAEYFVWSPETLVFCLVGYGFVASVLPVWMLLAPRDYLSTFMKVGTIALMAVGVVVAAPNLRAEPVTEFAHTGAGPVFAGSLFPFLFITIACGALSGFHALVSSGTTPKLIQKESQVRMIGYGSMLTESFVAVMALIAACVLEPGLFYAMNSPAALLGPTVDTAAEAVKNLGFTITPEQLTAAAKAVEEETLVGRSGGAPTLAVGMSEIFAGVFGGAGMKAFWYHFAIMFEALFILTTVDAGTRVGRFMLQDMLGNVWKPIGRVTWKPGIWITSALVVGAWGYFLYAGVTDPLGGIKQLFPLFGIANQLLAAVALAVTTTVLIKSGKLRWAWVTGIPLAWDVAVTFTAGWQKIFSDNPAIGFFALRDKYAAAIDRGELLPGATNMDDMHTIVTNNTVDGVIMAIFLLLVLTVLINCAVVCVRAVRSPAPLPSTEAPYVESRIDAEGSEKELVGAGK, encoded by the coding sequence ATGTCCAGCTCAGCCATGCCCGAATCCGGGCGCGAGACGCCGGAGAAATCCCCTATGTCACAGAAGATGTCGCCGAAGTCGCTCGCGCTCTGGATAGCCGTCGCCCTCGTCGGCGCGATCGGCTGGGCCGTGCTCGCGCTGTCCCGGGGCGAGGAGATCTCGGCCGTCTGGCTGCTCATGGCGGCCCTCGGCTCGTATGCGATCGGCTACCGCTTCTACTCCCGGTTCATCGCCCGCCGGGTCCTCCAGGTCGACGACACCCGGGCGACCCCGGCCGAACGCCTCGAAGACGGTGTCGACTACCACCCCACCGACAAGCGGGTGTTGTTCGGCCACCACTTCGCGGCCATCGCCGGCGCGGGACCGCTGGTCGGCCCGGTGCTGGCGGCCCAGATGGGCTATCTGCCGGGCACCATCTGGATCATCGCGGGCGTGATCTTCGCCGGTGCGGTGCAGGACATGATCGTCCTCTTCCTCTCCATGCGCCGGGACGGCAAGAGCCTCGGTCAGATGGCCCGGGACGAGATCGGCAAGGTCGGCGGTGCCGCCGCGCTGATCGGTGTCTTCGCCATCATGATCATTCTGCTGGCGGTCCTCGCGATGGTCGTCGTCAATGCCCTCGCCGAGTCCGCCTGGGGCACCTTCTCGGTCACCATGACCATCCCGATCGCCCTCTTCATGGGCTTCTACCTGCGGTATCTGCGCCCCGGCCGGGTCGTCGAGACCAGCTTCATCGGCGTCGCCCTGCTCCTGCTGGCCATCGTCGGCGGAGGCTGGATCCAGGACTCCTCGCTCGCCGAGTACTTCGTCTGGAGCCCCGAGACCCTGGTCTTCTGCCTGGTCGGCTACGGCTTCGTCGCCTCGGTGCTCCCCGTGTGGATGCTGCTGGCCCCGCGCGACTACCTCTCCACCTTCATGAAGGTCGGCACCATCGCGCTGATGGCCGTCGGTGTCGTGGTCGCCGCCCCGAACCTGCGCGCCGAGCCGGTCACCGAGTTCGCGCACACGGGCGCCGGACCGGTCTTCGCGGGCTCCCTCTTCCCCTTCCTCTTCATCACCATCGCCTGCGGCGCGCTCTCCGGCTTCCACGCCCTGGTCTCCTCCGGCACCACGCCGAAGCTGATCCAGAAGGAGTCCCAGGTCCGCATGATCGGCTACGGCTCCATGCTCACGGAGTCCTTCGTCGCCGTCATGGCCCTGATCGCCGCCTGCGTCCTCGAACCCGGCCTGTTCTACGCCATGAACTCCCCGGCCGCGCTGCTCGGCCCGACCGTCGACACCGCCGCCGAGGCGGTCAAGAACCTCGGCTTCACCATCACCCCGGAACAGCTCACCGCGGCGGCCAAGGCCGTCGAGGAGGAGACCCTCGTCGGCCGCTCCGGCGGCGCGCCCACCCTGGCCGTCGGCATGTCGGAGATCTTCGCCGGGGTCTTCGGCGGCGCCGGGATGAAGGCCTTCTGGTACCACTTCGCCATCATGTTCGAGGCCCTCTTCATCCTCACCACGGTGGACGCCGGCACCCGCGTGGGCCGCTTCATGCTCCAGGACATGCTGGGCAACGTCTGGAAGCCGATCGGCCGCGTCACCTGGAAGCCCGGCATCTGGATCACCAGCGCCCTGGTCGTCGGCGCCTGGGGCTACTTCCTCTACGCCGGTGTCACCGACCCCCTCGGCGGAATCAAGCAGCTGTTCCCGCTCTTCGGCATCGCCAACCAGCTGCTCGCCGCGGTCGCCCTTGCCGTGACGACGACGGTCCTGATCAAGTCGGGCAAGCTGCGCTGGGCCTGGGTCACCGGCATCCCGCTGGCCTGGGACGTGGCCGTCACCTTCACCGCCGGCTGGCAGAAGATCTTCTCCGACAACCCGGCCATCGGCTTCTTCGCCCTCCGTGACAAGTACGCGGCGGCCATCGACAGGGGCGAACTCCTGCCGGGCGCCACGAACATGGACGACATGCACACGATCGTCACCAACAACACCGTCGACGGCGTGATCATGGCGATCTTCCTGCTGCTGGTCCTCACGGTCCTGATCAACTGCGCCGTCGTCTGCGTCCGCGCCGTACGCTCCCCGGCCCCGCTCCCGTCGACCGAGGCCCCGTACGTCGAGTCCCGCATCGACGCGGAGGGCTCCGAGAAGGAGCTGGTGGGGGCCGGAAAGTGA
- a CDS encoding DUF3311 domain-containing protein encodes MAHTAHQRLRRVAIAVLLLAPAAGLLWVPWYAAAEPRLAGTPFFYWYQLAWVPGCALCLLAAYALTDRHR; translated from the coding sequence ATGGCACACACCGCTCACCAGCGGCTACGACGCGTCGCGATCGCCGTCCTGCTCCTCGCCCCCGCCGCCGGACTGCTCTGGGTCCCCTGGTACGCCGCCGCGGAGCCACGGCTCGCGGGCACGCCGTTCTTCTACTGGTACCAGCTCGCCTGGGTCCCGGGATGCGCGCTCTGCCTGCTCGCCGCGTACGCGCTGACGGACCGACATCGCTGA